A genome region from Deltaproteobacteria bacterium includes the following:
- a CDS encoding DUF507 family protein, protein MRLSEDRISHICLKIHDRLYLDELVDYTDEDEALRVIKKTMTDFLAMDDHIDDFVREKIRSIKRGIVEG, encoded by the coding sequence ATGCGTCTATCCGAAGACCGAATCTCGCATATTTGTCTCAAAATCCACGACCGTCTCTATCTGGACGAGCTGGTGGACTATACCGACGAGGACGAGGCGCTCCGCGTAATCAAAAAAACGATGACCGATTTTCTGGCGATGGACGATCATATCGACGACTTTGTCCGCGAAAAAATCCGCTCCATCAAGCGGGGCATTGTGGAAGGC